AATTCTAATGGCTTCAAATTCATCAGCCTCAATATTGTTTGTTGTAATCTCTTTCATGGTAATACCTCTTGGCTTATATACAATTTCATTTTCTAAAAATCGGCAACACCTTTTCTTTTTACCTCTCATAATCCCCTCCATTTTTGTGCATATGCACATTTAAACTTTAATATATTTTAAAAGATTTGTCAATGGCTTTTATTTAAGTTGCATTTTGGATATAAAGTGAGTAAACTATATTTAAAGAGAATTAGTGCACATAAATAATAAATTAGGGCAGGTGTAAAATGGAAAGAAAGTACTATGAATTATTATCGAATAGATATAAAAATATAGGTGAAGTCACTAGTGAAATTATAAATTTAGAAGCTATACTGAACCTTCCTAAGGGGACAGAACACTATCTGACAGACCTTCATGGAGAATACCACGCTTTCAGGCATTTGGTGAAGACGGCCTCGGGAAGTTTGAAAATAAAGGTAGATGAACTTTTTGGAGATATACTTTCCTTGGAGGAAAAACATAATTTTTCTAAATTAATTTTTTATCCTGAAAAGATATTGGAAGGATTAAAATTGAATGAATATGAAAAAGCTCATTGGTACAGGGTATCTATAAAAAGGATTATATCTATATTTCGATTAGTGTCGTCTAAATATACCAGATCCAAAGTAAGGAAAGCATTACCCGATGAATATGCCTATATATTGGAGGAGTTTTTGACACTGAACAGCAAGGACTTTAATAAAGAGGAATATTACTCTCAGATCATATCTACAGTAATAGAGTTGGAGATAGCAGATGATTTTATAATAAAAACTGTTAATCTGATCCAGCAGCTGTCGGTAGATAAACTGCATATTTTAGGAGATATATATGATAGGGGAGCAGATCCCCATAAGATTATGGATAATCTAATAGGGCATCATGACTGCGATATTCAATGGGGGAACCACGATATATTATGGGTAGGAGCATCCAAGGGTCATCTTGCCTGCGTGGCCAACGTTCTCAGAATATCTCTTCGATATAGTAATTTAAAAACTTTGGAGGAGGGATATGGGATAAACTTACTCCCTCTAGGCAGGTTTGCTATGGAAACTTATGGGGGGGATCCGTGTAAAGAGTTTTTACCTATAGCCAATAGTGATGAATTGTTTAATGAGAAGGAACAGTATGTAAGGGGACAGATGCATAAAGCTATAGCTATTATTCAGTTTAAATTAGAGGCTAAAGTTATTAAAAAAAGACCGGAATTTAATATGGAAAATAGGATGCTTTTAGATAAAATAGACCAGACTAAGGGAACAATTACATTAAATGGAAAGGAATATAAATTAACCAGTAATAATTTTCCTACAATAGACCCGAAAGATCCCTATAAATTAACAGAGAGGGAGGAAGAGGTAATAAAGAAGATAGCTAAATATTTTAAAAAGAGCGACAAGCTGCAAAAACATATCCATTTTTTCTTTTCCAATGGAAATATATATTTAAAATATAACAATCAGCTGATGTTTCATGGTTGTATTCCAATGGATTCAGAAGGAACTTATAAATGTTTTAATATAGAAGGGGAGGAATACTGCGGTAAGGAGCTCATGGATAAATTTGAAAAGTTAGCTCGTAAAGCTTACTTTAAGGGAAGTGAAAAAGATTTAGACTGGTTCTGGTATATGTGGACAGGAGAATATTCACCTCTTTTTGGGAAAGAGGAGATGAAAACTTTTGAAAGGTATTTTATCAAAGAGAAGGAAACTCATAAAGAGAAGAAGAACCCATACTATACATTGAGAGAAGATGAAGGAATAATATTAAAACTTATGGACCATTTTGGAGTTTTAAAAGAAAATGGTCATGTTATAAATGGTCATACACCTGTGCTGGCTAAAAATGGAGAACTGCCTATAAGGGCAGGTAAAAAATTGTTAGTGATTGACGGTGGGTTATCCAAAGCCTATCAATCGAGTACCGGGACTGCAGGATATACTTTAATCTATAATTCTTATGGACTCAGATTAGCTTCTCATAAACCATTTAAAAATATTGAAAAAGCCATTGAAGATAGTCATGAGATAATATCAGTAATACAATTAGTGGATAAGGCAGAGAGAAAAAAAGTTAAAGATACGGAAACAGGAGAGCTTCTCATAAAGAGTTTGAAGGAGTTAAGGGTTCTTTTGAAGATGTATAGAAACGGAAGTTTGATAGGAAGATATTAATGTACACTTATAGTTGGAAAAAAATGACAAAAAAAGGTCAAAAATTAATAAAAAAGGTTGACTTTTACCCGACAAAAGATTATTATATGATCAAAGATAGGTTGATAAAATAATTACAAGGTATTTGTGAACACTAAAAAAGGAGAATTTATGAATTTATCTGAAAGACAATATAGAATAATAGAAATTATTAGAATGAATGGTTCGATTACAGGAGAAAAAATAGCAAAGGTTTTAGGAGTTACAAGATCAGCTCTGAGAACGGACTTTTCTTTTTTAATAAAATCAGAGATTATAAAATCTAAAACTAAGGTAGGATACAGTTTGAATCCTCAAAAGCCTAAAAAAATAGATAGTTCTTCATTGAAAGATATAAATGTAACAGAATTTATAGGAGAAGCTTTGATCCTCTCGGAGAAAAATTCTATCCATGATGGAATAGTAGAAATTTTTACAAGAGATTCAGGGACAATCTATATAACCAATGGAGATTTACTTTCTGGTGTGGTTTCTAGAAAAGATCTACTTAAAGCAGCTATAGGAGGGATGGATCTTTCGTCTCTGCCAATCAGCTTGATAATGAGCAGAATGCCGAATATACACTTTTGTACTACAGATGCTACATTGTTTGAAGCTGCTGAAATAATTGTAAAAAAAGAGGTAGATTCCCTGCCGATAGTTGAGTATTCTAAAGAATTAAATGGATATAAAATTGTAGGGAAGATTTCGAAAACGGATCTAAGTAAGGTTTTGTTTGAGACTTTATTATAGTTGACGTAGGTAGCAGGAGGGATTTCTATTATTGATATATATTTTATTAAAGATGACGCTATAGTGGACTCAGAAGTTATCTTAAAAGTAATTAAAGATGAATTGAATCGGGAAGATTTTAAACTAATACAGATAACCCAGAAAGAATTTGAAAAATTAGAAGTTATAAATTCTCAAAATTTAGTTTTTTACAGTTTAAAAGATAAAAAACAGCTTCGAAAACTAGAAAAGTTTTGTATAGAAAAAGACATAACATATTTTGATACTTTTAAAATTTTAAAATATGGATTTAAAAAATTATTTAAAAAATCTAAAGCAAATTCATTTAAGAAGATGGATGAAAAGTATTTTAAACGTATTGAGGCTATGGAATTTGCAGTAAAGTATGACGATGGAAAGATAAGCCGGGGAATATTAGAAGCGGATCTTCTGATTGTGGGTTTATCCAGGACATCTAAAACACCCCTGTCAATCTATTTAGCCAATAAAAGTGGATTAAAGATAATAAATATACCATTGGTTCCAGAAGTACCTATTCCAAAAGAGATCTTTGAGGCAACTCAGGTAATTGGGTTGACCATATCTATAGATAAGTTAAACAAGATAAGAGAAGAAAGGTTAAAAACAATGAAAGCAGAGGAGAGAGCATCTAGTTATGCATCCTTCGGAAGAATATTGGAAGAATTGGATTATTCAGACAGTATAATGAAAAAATTACGGTGTCCAGTAATAGATGTATCACAAAAAGCCATTGAAGAAACGGCAGAGATCATCTTAAAATTAATAAAAGCATAATACTCAAGGAGGATTAACTCATGAAAAAATTTATTTATTCCTTTAACGACGGTGGAAAGGAAATGAAGTCTTTATTAGGAGGAAAAGGTGCAAACCTTTCTGAAATGACTAAATTAGGATTACCAATTCCACAAGGATTTGTTATAACGACAGAAGCTTGTATGAAATACTATGAAGAGCAAAAAAAAGTATGGAAGGGCTTAAAGAAAGATATAGAGCAAAACTTAAAGAACTTAGAGGCCGTGACAGATAAAAAATTTGGAGGAGATAATCCACTTTTTGTTTCAGTAAGATCTGGTGCTGCCATATCTATGCCTGGAATGATGGATACAATCTTAAACTTAGGTTTAAATGACAAAACATATAAGTTACTTGCAACGCAAACAGGAAATGAAGAGTTTGCATTTAATAGTTATAAAAGATTTATACAAATGTTTTCGGAGGTAGTATATGGAATTGAAAAGTACAAGTATGATTTACTTGAAAAAGAACTTGAGAAGAATGGAACTAAAAAAGAAACTTATATTAAAGAATATAAAAAACTCTTCAAATCAGAAGTAAACTTTAAGTTTCCAGAAGATCCAATGGACCAACTGTTAGCAGCAATCGAAGCAGTATTTAGCTCTTGGAACAATCCTAGAGCTATCTACTACCGTAATTTAAATAATATCCCACATGATATTGGAACAGGAGTTACAGTTCAATCTATGGTATTTGGTAATATGGGAGATACTTCAGGTACAGGAGTAGTATTTACTAGAAATCCATCTTGTGGTGAAAATAAATTGTTTGGTGAATTTTTAATCGATGCTCAAGGGGAAGATGTAGTAGCAGGAATAAGAACTCCAAAAAAGATAGAAGAATTAGAAAATGTAATGCCTGAAACTTATAAAGAGTTAATAGATCTATGTGGCCTTTTAGAAGATCACTATAAAGATATGCAGGATATAGAATTTACTATTGAAAATCATAAATTATACATCCTTCAGACAAGAAATGGTAAGAGAACTGCAAATGCGGCTATAAAAGTAGCTACAGATTTAGTTAATGAAGGTATAATAACTAAGGAAAAAGCTATAATGATGATAGAACCTGAGATGATCTCACAGTTACTACATCCAACATTTTCAGAAGAAGAGTTATCAAATTCAGAAGTTTTAGTGACTGGATTAGCTGCATCACCAGGTGCTGCAACAGGAAAAGTATACTTTAGTTCAGAAAAAATAAAGGAAAATAATGGCGGAATCTTAGTAAGATTAGAAACTTCACCAGAAGATATTGAAGGAATGAATATAGCAGATGGAATATTAACTGTTCGTGGAGGGATGACTTCCCATGCAGCAGTAGTTGCCCGTGGAATGGGTAGATGCTGTATCTGTGGATGTGGATCACTTGACTTAGATGAAGAAAGAAGAGAATTTAAAGTAGGAAATATCACGGTCTCTGAGGGAGAATGTATATCATTAAATGGAAGTACAGGAAATGTATACTTAGGTGAGCTTAATAAAAGTGACTCTGGATTAACAGATGAATTTAAGATGATCCTGGATTGGTCTAGTGAAATTGGAGCAATGAAGGTTTTGGCAAATGCTGATACACCTTTAGATGCCAAAGTTGCTTATGACTTTGGAGCAAATGGAATAGGTCTTTGTAGAACTGAACATATGTTTTTCGAGGAAAAAAAGATAAATCATGTTAGAGAGATGATCTTAGCTGAAAATAGTCACGAAAGAAAGATAGCTTTAGAGAGTATTTTACCTCTTCAAAGACTTGATTTTAAAGGAATATTTGAAGCAATGAAAGGGAATTCTGTAACAGTAAGATTGATCGATCCTCCACTACATGAGTTCTTACCAAGAGAGATAGAAGAGAAATTAAAGTTAACAGAATCTATGGGAATTACCATGGAAGAGATAGATAATAGAATGTTAAAGTTAGAAGAATTAAACCCTATGCTGGGTCATCGTGGGTGTAGATTAGGAATAACTTACCCTGAGATCTATGAGATGCAGTCTAGAGCAATCATTGAAGCTGCGATAGAAGTTAAAAAATCTGGAATCGAAGTGAAACCTGAAATAATGATTCCATTAGTAGGAAAAGTAGAAGAACTTGGATACTTGAGAGATAGATTAGTATTAATAGTAGATGAAGTAATTGAAAACTCAGATATAGATATGGAATATAAAATAGGAACGATGATAGAAGTTCCTAGAGCTTGTGTTACAGCTGATGAGATTGCAGAAAAAGCAGACTTCTTTAGTTTTGGAACGAATGACCTGACTCAGATAACTTTTGGATATTCAAGAGATGATGCAGGAAAGTTTATCTCTGACTACAGAGAAAAAAATATCTTAGATGCAGATCCATTTGAAACTATAGATATAAAGGGTGTAGGAAAATTGATGGAGATGGCAGCAACTTTAGGTAGAGCAGCAAAGAAAGGTCTTAAGATAGGTGTTTGTGGAGAACATGGAGGAGATCCAAAAAGTATTGAATTTTTCCACTCAATCGGTTTAGCTTATGTAAGTTGTTCACCATATAGAATACCTATTGCTAAATTAGCAGTAGCGCAGAACACTATAAGAGGAAGAAATTATTCTTTTTAAAAGATAAAAATGAAATTTATTTGTCATTTAGATATATTTATGATAGATTATAGAAAAGCAAGGGAGCTGTAACGGCTGAGAGGAGACAAGATAGTCTCGACCTTTAACCTGATCTAGGTAATTCTAGCGTAGGAAGTGATAAAATAATATTTTATTGTTAAAGATGCCTTTGTTTAAGGCATCTTTTTTTTGTAGTTTGGGAAATTATACCCGCAAGAGCATCACAAAAATGCTAGTAGTTCACTTTGTAAACATAGAATTTTGCGATAAGGTTTATGGAGTAAATAAAAAATAATAAAGATCTAGATTATGCCTGTTTGGATGCAACATCATGTTGCTTTTTGTTTTATAAAGAGATTTGGAGGAAAAATGGAAGGAATTATACAGATGAAAGATGAATTGAAAAAAGTAAAGGAAAATATAGAGAAGAACAGACCCCTAGTACATAATATTACAAACTATGTAACGGTAAATGATTGTGCTAATATTCAATTAGCTTTTGATGGAAGTCCCATCATGGCAGACAGTATTTTAGAGGTAGAAGAGGTTGTATCAGTATGCAGCTCCCTGGTAATAAATATAGGAACGATAAATGAAAGGACTATAGAATCAATGATAAGAGCGGGAGAAATGGCTAATATTAAAGAAATACCAGTAATTTTAGATCCTGTAGGTTATGGGTTTACTAAGTTAAGAACTGATGGGGTAGATGAGATATTATCCAAGGTTAAGGTATCGGTAATTAAGGGGAATATCAGTGAGATTAAGGGATTGCTAAAGGGAAATAATGATATTAACGGAGTGGATGTGAGCACTGCAGATAAAGAGTTAACTAAGGAAGGTATCTTTGAAATAGCTAAAAAAGTATCAAAAGTACATAATTGTGTTGTTGCTGTAACATCAAAAGTTGATGTGGTAACAGATGGTAAAAGAGTTGTTTATCTGTCCAATGGGAATCATATAATGTCTGATATTACAGGAACAGGTTGTATGATTAGTGCATTATTAGGAGTGAGCCTTGGAGGGAATAAAGAAAATATATTTATGGGAACAACCTATGGAGTTGGAATGATGGGTGTTTGTGGAGAAATAGCTGCAAACTCTTTAGAAAAAAGGGAACTGAGTAGATTAAAAAATAATATATTGGATAAGGTTGGTTCTATAAAATTTGAAGAATTTATGGAAGTGTTGAATTATGAATACAACTAGAATAAAGAAGAGAGATCTTCTTCTCTATGGTGTTATTTCTAAAGGGGGTCTATCTTGGGAAGAATATTTTCAAAAGATTGAACAATCTATAGATGCTGGAGTAACAATAATTCAATTGAGGGAAAAAAATATGGATACCGATAGTTTTATTAAATTGGGAAAAAAAGTAAAAAAAATAACAGATAAAAAGGGCATCAAGTTAATTATCAACGATAATATAGGTGTGTGTAAGGAGATAGATTGTGAAGGGGTGCATATAGGTCAGGGAGATATCTCACCGACAGAGGCTAGAAAGATTTTGGGTGAAGATAAAATCATAGGTTTATCGATTCAAACAAGGGAACATCTAGATAAAAGTATAGACAGCGATATTGATTATTATGGGGTAGGAGCGGTGTTTGCAACTACAACAAAACTCGATGCAGACAATGTTTCGTATTCTGATTTAAAGGCATTATCTTTAGGTTCTAAAATTCCTATGGTGGCTATAGGAGGGATAAATAGATCAAATATATTAAAATTAGAAGGTACAGGAATAGCAGGGGTAGCGGTTGTATCAGCTATATATGGGGCAGAAGACACATACAAAGAGTCGAAGATACTCTTTAATTTAGCAAAAAAAACTTTTTTTAAAGGTGGAGGGAAAGAGATGAATACAGTATTAACTATAGCAGGAAGTGACTCTAGTGGAGGAGCTGGAATACAAGCAGATTTAAAAACTTTTACAATGCATAATACATTTGGAATGAGTGTAATAACAGCAATTACAGCACAAAATACAACTGGGGTAAGATCTATTCAAAATATAAATAAAGAAATAATAGAGGATCAAATAGATGCAGTATTTGAAGATATATATCCCATGGCAGTAAAGATAGGGATGGTATCTAACACAGAGATAATAAAAATAATTTCAAAAAAATTGAGAAACTATGATGCAAAAAACATAGTTTTAGATACAGTAATGGTATCAACAAGTGGTCATACTTTGTTAGAAAAAGAAGCTAGGGAAACTCTTGTAGATGAATTATTGCCACTGGCTTCTATCATCACTCCTAATCTGCCGGAAGCAGAGATATTATGTGGGTTTGAGATAACTAATGAAGATGAGATGAAAAAAGCATGTCAAAAGATATCTAGTTATTATAAAGGCTATATCCTAATTAAAGGAGGGCACCTTGAAACCAGTAAAAAAGCAATTGATATACTTTACAAAGATGGCAAATATGAGATTTTTGAAAATGATTTTATAGATAATAAAAATACTCATGGGACAGGATGTACACTTTCTAGTGCTATTGCCGCTAACTTAGCTTTAGGAGGTAGTGTAGAAGAATCAGTGAAAAAAGCAAAAAATTACGTATACAGTGCAATTTCAAGTAAGATAGATCTTGGAAATGGGAAAGGACCAATTGATCATATGTATAAATTTAATTTAGGAGGGAAAAATTAATGTCAGTATCTAATATAGAACAAGAAAAAACATTACTAGAAGAACTAAAAGATGCGTGTAAGGATGTATGGCATGAGTATACCCATCCGGAATTTATAGATCAGCTTCAAGATGGAACATTGGATATAGAAAAATTCAGATATTATTTAAAACAAGATTACCTGTATTTATTACACTATGTAAGGTGTTTTGCATTGATGGCGTTTAAAGGGGAAAGCTTAGAAGAGATACAGTTTGCTCTAGAGGGTACACTATGGATAACAGAGGGAGAACTAGAACTGCATAGTCAGTATAAAGAGTGGGGGATAGAGAAACATGAATTAGAAAGTTCTGAAGAATCTATAGAGTGTATTGCTTATACGAGATATATGAAAGATGTTGGGGCGAGTGGTGACTACCTGGATCTAATGATTGCTATTGCTTCTTGTTATATTGGATATGGAGAAATAGGACAAAGGTTGCTGGCAGATGAAAAAACAGTGTTGGAAGGAAATCCATATAAAGAGTGGATCCATATGTATGGAGGAGAAGGTTATCAGTCTTCTACGGTTGAGTTTGTAGAAAAATTAAATAGTTACGGTAATGGTATAAGTCATAAAAAATTAGAAAAATTAAAAATTATATTTAGGGAAGTAACAAGATTAGAGGTAGCTTTTTGGGATATGGGGATGAGAGGAGATAAAAAGATAAAATAGGGAAAGATAAAGTTAAAGAAATTATTATTAAAAGGTTGGGAGGGGAGTAAAATAATAAAGAATAAGCTAAATATGAGAGAGATAGTAGTTATGGCGGTGCTATCGATGGCATATGCAGTTATTTATATTGGTGGTGTAGGAGCTTGGGGAATATTTAATGCAATATTTGGGCCTATTGGAACAGATATAGTATACGGTATCTGGTTTATGTCAGCAGTAACAAGTATGTATATAATTAGAAAACCAGGGTGTGCATTCCTTGGTGAGATGATGGCGGCGATGTCAGAGGTTTTACTAGGAACACCAGTAGGAGTAACGATGTTAATAGGAGCAGCAATTCAAGGGGCCTCTAGTGAATTAGCATTTACGATAACAGGTTACAAGAAATACAATACGTTTGTTTTAATTTTAGCAGGGATATTTCCCAGTTTAGGAACATTTTTATACTCATATATTATGTATGGATTTTCTCATTTACCGGTAAAAATGGTTGTTATGATGTTAATAATTAGAGTGATTTCTGGTGGTTTGATAGGAGGATATGGCGGTAAGATGGTAGCTGATACTCTAGCATCAACAGGTAGTCTAAACACATTTTCACTGGGAAGAGAAAGGAGGATAAAAATAAATGGCTAGGGTAGAATTAATAAATTTTAGTTTGAAATATTATGGACATAAGAAGGAAACACTTTCAAATATCAATTTAAGTTTTGATACTAATGAAAAAATACTCCTGCTATCACCTAGTGGATATGGAAAGAGCAGCCTTTTACTTTGTCTTCTTGGGATTATTCAAAGAAATAATCTAGGAGAAGTAAAGGGAAAGATTAGAATTGATGGCACAGATATAGAAGAGATGTCTCCTATAGAGATAGCCAAGAATTTTGGAATAGTTTTTCAAGATCCAGAGAATCAATTTTGTACAATGTATCCTGAAGATGAGATAGCTTTTTCATTGGAGAATTTTTGTACTCCTTCAGAGAAAATAGGGGAAAAAATAGATAAAGTATTAGAGCAAGTAAAAATGAAAGATAAAAAAAGAGAGATGTTATCTAATCTTTCAGGAGGAGAGCAGCAAAAAGTTGCCATAGGTTCTTCATTAGCAGTAGAAAGTAAAATGTTGCTGTTAGATGAACCTACAGCAAATTTAGATACCTTAGGAAGGTGTGAAATAAATGAATTAATAACATCTCTTGATATTGGGTACCTCCTTGTAGAGCATAATTTTGAAGAATGGTTAGATAGAATAACAAGGGCAATTGTTATAGATAAAAATGGGACTATAAGAGTTGATAGTAGTGGAAAAGATTTTTTAGATAAAAATAGTGATATTTTAATAGAACTTGGCTTATCTAAAAATACAGAAGAGGATAAAAGTATCTGTAATAAGATGTCTTCGAATAAAAGTGATAAACTTTTAGAAATAAAAAAATTAAATTTTAAATATGCAGAAAAAACCATATTAAATGATCTTTCCTTTGATGTAAATTCAGGTGAAATTGTAGCACTATTAGGAAAAAATGGAGCTGGAAAGACTACTTTATCTAAAATTTTAGGTGGAATGGAATCGAGATTTAATGGTGAAGTATCTTACAGGGGTAAAAATATTAAAAAAATGTCAAAAGAAAAACTATATAGTGAACTAACTTATGTTTTTCAAAATCCTGAACACCAATTTATAAAAGATTCTGTAAGAGATGAGATAGAACTCTTTAAGGAAATTCATGGAGAAGAGATCTGTGTAGATACTATTTTAGACAAGTATAATTTAGAGGGGGTAAAAAATGAAAATCCATTTACTCTCTCTGGAGGCCAAAAAAGAAGGCTTTCAGTGGCGATAATGTTATCAAAAAAGCATAATGTATTAATCTTAGATGAACCAACTTTTGGATTGGATTATTATAATACTAGAGAATTGATGATACAAATAAAAGGTCTAGCTAAAAAAGGTATGGGAATAATTATAATTACCCATAATATGGAGATAGTAAAGGAATATGCAATGAAAGCACTGGTTTTAAAAGAGGGAGAAAATTCATACTTTGGATCAGTAAAAGAGTTGTTTGAAAATAGAGAATTTTTAGAAAAAGCAAAAATCATAGGAAAAAATACAAAACTTTGGAACGATGAGGAAGTGAAAAGATGTTTAGAGAG
This sequence is a window from Psychrilyobacter atlanticus DSM 19335. Protein-coding genes within it:
- a CDS encoding ABC transporter ATP-binding protein; this encodes MARVELINFSLKYYGHKKETLSNINLSFDTNEKILLLSPSGYGKSSLLLCLLGIIQRNNLGEVKGKIRIDGTDIEEMSPIEIAKNFGIVFQDPENQFCTMYPEDEIAFSLENFCTPSEKIGEKIDKVLEQVKMKDKKREMLSNLSGGEQQKVAIGSSLAVESKMLLLDEPTANLDTLGRCEINELITSLDIGYLLVEHNFEEWLDRITRAIVIDKNGTIRVDSSGKDFLDKNSDILIELGLSKNTEEDKSICNKMSSNKSDKLLEIKKLNFKYAEKTILNDLSFDVNSGEIVALLGKNGAGKTTLSKILGGMESRFNGEVSYRGKNIKKMSKEKLYSELTYVFQNPEHQFIKDSVRDEIELFKEIHGEEICVDTILDKYNLEGVKNENPFTLSGGQKRRLSVAIMLSKKHNVLILDEPTFGLDYYNTRELMIQIKGLAKKGMGIIIITHNMEIVKEYAMKALVLKEGENSYFGSVKELFENREFLEKAKIIGKNTKLWNDEEVKRCLER